AAAGAATCGAGCCACTTATTGCAGTTTCACTCACCGAAAATATGACAGAAAAAGAGCTAAATAGGCTCAAGGATATAGTGGATCAGCAGGAGTTCTATAGCAGTAAAGACGACTATGAGAAGGTGATGCGACTTGATACGGAATTTCATGATGCAATGTATCAGATAAGCGGTAGCATCGTTTTTGAGACTGTGCTATCTCAAGTACACCATAAACTTTTGAAGTATAGACTTGCATCGCTAAAGGATGAGAAGAGAATAAGAGAATCGACAGGAGAGCATAAACTCATAGTTTCCGCGCTTTCAGAAGGTAATGCATCAAAGGTAGAGGAACTACTTCTTCTCCATGTTGACCATGCATATAATAGCATAATGAAAGGAGCAACAGATGGGACTGACAATAGCAGAGAAGATAATTAAGGAACACCTAGTTTCTGGTGAAATGAAATGTGGCGAGGAAATAGGTCTAAGAATAGATCAAACTTTGACCCAGGATGCTACAGGAACCATGGCATATTTAGAGTTTGAAACAATGGAAATTCCAAGCGTAAGAACAGATCTTTCCATTGCATATATAGATCATAATACACTGCAGTCGGGCTTTGAGAATGCAGATGACCACAGATTTATTCAGTCAGCAGCAGCAAAATATGGACTATATTTTTCTAGACCAGGAAACGGAATCTGCCATCAGGTTCATCTCGAGCGATTTGCTGTTCCAGGAAAGACTTTGATTGGTTCAGATAGCCATACTCCAACTTGTGGAGGAATGGGAATGCTAGCAATGGGTGCAGGAGGTATGGATGTCGCAGTGGCCATGGGCGGAGGTGCATATCATATCACCATGCCTAAAATGTACAAGGTCAACCTCACAGGAAAGCTCAGACCTTTTGTAAGTGCAAAAGATATAAGCTTAGAAATACTAAGAATTCTCACTGTTAAAGGTGGAGTAGGTGCCATCATAGAATGGGGCGGAGAAGGCATCAAAACACTATCGGTTCCAGAAAGAGCAACCATAACAAATATGGGAGCAGAGCTTGGTGCCACAACTTCCATATTCCCTTCAGATGAAGTAACAAGAGAGTTCCTGAAAGCACAGGGAAGAGAGGATGTATTTAGACCCCTAAAAAGCGATGAAGACGCTAGGTATGATAAGCTTATAGATATTGATTTATCAAAGTTAGAGCCACTTATTGCATGTCCTCACAGCCCTGATAATATCAAGAAGGTTTCGGAGCTAGCAGGAACTGAAGTTAATCAGGTTTGTGTTGGCTCGTGCACAAATTCAAGTCTATTTGATATGCTTAAGATATCTAGCATATTGTCTGGTAAAACTGTTGACAGTAGAGTCAGCATGTCCGTTTCACCAGGATCAAAGCAGGTACTCATGCAGCTTTCAGAATCTGGTGCATTAACTGATATACTAGCTTCAGGTGCAAGACTTTTGGAATGTGCCTGTGGTCCATGTATAGGAATGGGCTTCTCACCAAATTCATCAGGCATAAGCCTAAGAACATTTAACCGTAACTTTGAGGGAAGAAGTGGTACTGCTGATGCCAAGGTATTTCTTGTATCACCTGAAACTGCTGCAATATCAGCAATAAAGGGTGTAATTACAAATCCGATGGATATGGCAGATGATACAAATTTATATAAAGCATACATGAATGTAGTAGTCCCAGATGAATTCAAGGTTGACGATAGTTCAATTATTGCGCCACTAGAAGAAGAAAAAAGGCTCAATTTTGAAATCCTCAGGGGCCCTAATATTAAGCCATTACCAGTTAGCAAACCACTTAGTGATGAGATAGAGGCAGAGCTTGTTATTAAGCTTGGGAATAATATAACTACCGACCATATAATGCCTGCAGGATCAAAGATTTTACCCTATAGGTCAAATATTCCATATCTATCAAAATTCTGCTTTGAAACCTGTGACAAGAAGTTTCCTGAAAGAGCAATTAAGGCGGGCGAGGGAATTATTCTCGGAGGAGAAAACTATGGACAGGGATCATCAAGAGAGCATGCAGCCCTTGTACCCCTTTATCTTGGTATTAGAGCAGTAATAGCAAAGAGCTTTGCAAGAATTCATATGGCTAATTTGATTAATGTTGGAATACTGCCGTTGACCCTAGAAAACAGGGAAGATTACAAGGAAATTGAGCAAGGTGATAAGCTAGTCCTCAAAGGTGTAATGAATGGCCTTAAATCAGGATGCTTCTCTTTGATAGATGAAAGAACTGGCAAGAAATACACACTTTCTGGTGATTTTACAGAAAGACAAAAGGACATTCTGCTTGCCGGTGGACTTCTTAAATACATAGCTAGGAGGTAGATGTATGTCAAAGAATGATAGTATTAATAAAGATATCAAGCTAGAAATAGAAAAAGCTTGCGAGCACCTAAAAGAACTTTTTGAAGAGCAATATCAGAGAGCTGTAAGGATAGATAGTCCTGGTAAATCAAGATATAAAAATAATGAAGCTATTGTAATTGGAATTGCCTATGGAGATGGTATAGGGCCAATAATAACTAGCGAAGCTGAAAGACTACTTAAGGTGATTTTGGCAGGTGAGCTTGAGCGCGGAGAAGTAAAACTTAAAAAAATTGAAGGTCTTACAATTGAGAATCGTATGGAAAAAGGGGAGGCAGTACCAAAAGATGTTCTAGAAGAAATCAAGACTTGTGATGTATTCCTAAAGGGTCCTACAACGACTCCTAAGGGTGATGGCCTTGAAAGTGCCAATGTTGCCCTCAGAAGAGAGCTAGATCTTTATGCAAATGTAAGACCGATTAAGGACGAAGGGAAAAAAATCGATTGGACCTTCTTTAGAGAAAACACTGAGGGAGAGTATGTACTCGGAAGTAAAGGATGCTTGATTAATGGTGAGGATGCCTCGCTCGCTGTAGATTTTAAGATTACAACGGAATCCGGAACGAGAAGAATAGCAAAGGCAGCTATGGATTTTGCTAGAAAGGCTGGAAAGCGCAAGATTGCGATTGTAACTAAGGCAAACATAATGAAAAAGACTGATGGTATGTTCACAAGAGTGTGTCATGAAGTTGGAGCTGATTACCCCGAGCTTGAACTTAAAGATTGGTATATCGATATCATGGCCGCAAATCTAATAAACATGAGCATAAGGTCTGATTTTGAAGTATTTATTTTGCCTAATCTATACGGAGATATCATTACTGATGAAGCTGCACAAATTCAAGGTGGAGTAGGCACGGCTGGATCAGCAAATATTGGAAGTGAGTATGCTATGTTTGAAGCTGTGCATGGTTCGGCACCATTTCTTATTGAGATGGGAATTGCTGAATATGCAAATCCTACTAGTATTTTTACAGCAGTTTGCATGATGCTTACGCATATAGGTTATACTGAAAAAGCTGATCATCTAAGAAGTGCACTTGAGAAGGCTATTAGAGTTAGACCAGATGAAATCAAAGCAAGTGTGTTTACAGATATAGTACTTGAGAATATGTAAAAAAATGCAGCAGATTTAGTCTGCTGCATTTTCTATTTTGTGCTTATATCCTTTGATGCGCTAATCATCATGTCTAATGAATTGTCATTAAAGAATGTATTTGCGTTATACAAGAAAAGTATGTCTGTTATGCCATTTGCTTTAATGATTTCGCTGATATCATCAAAGAAGTATCTTGGGTCTATGACTATAATCTCCCTATAATCCTGCGATAGGAATGGGATGAAGCTATTGGCATAGGAGTCTTTGATGAGAAGAAGTTTTCGCTGTGAGCTTACAGGCGTTTTAATTGAGTAAATTGGGTGGTTGCTTCCACCAAATACTGTATATGTATCCTTCTTCTTGAGGTTATTTAGCTTATAGAACTCGGTTGTCTTCTCCTTTGTATCAGAGTAGAAGATAACGCTGTTCTTGTAATTTTGACCTTCTTTAGGAAGGTAAATCTTTATCATATCGTTAAGTCCGTTGGTGAAGCCACTCTTAGATGCTAGTGTTCCACGGAAGTCGTTTTTGACCGCTAGGGCATCATACTTTATATTGCTATTCAGTTTATTCTTCTTAGCAAAGTCTTGATATGCTAGATATGCGCCATCCGTTGTCCAGTGATGGTCCGTATGATAATAGAGCTCAATTTTTTCCTTATTCTTTTTGAACGTAGCTCTGACATCTACTGGGTTAATTCCGATTGACTGTATCTTCTTGAAGAAATCATCCATCTGTTTGTTTTGGTCCTCGGTTACTGCAAACAGAGGAAGTTTGTCAGACATTATATTTGCTGCATTTGGAACGAGCATGAAATCCATATTTATGTTAGGGTAGAGCTGCTTGAGTTTGGCAAGAGAGTTATAATTATTCTCCATCTTTTTGGCGTCAGCCTTGCTTATATTTTCCATCAAATAGTTATCCTTGCACATAAATACATTGTTTGATTCAGTGGAACCAAGACTGGTATCAAAAGATGATTTTATTTTGATAAACATATTCCTTAGCATAAACTGATCTGCAGCATATGATTCTGCCTTTGTTTCAAATCTTCCGCTAAAAATGCTGCTAATACTTGGCTTTGGCATGGTTTGAAGCAGACGATTTTCCTCAGCAGAAAAATTCTTGTCTGGCAAGAAAATATTAAAAAACATTACCGCAATCAATATGGCTGGAAATACAAATCCGAATATTTTCGCTGTCTTATGATTCATCTTTCCTCCATCTAAAATCTAAAGTATAAAAAAGGATTGTAGGTGCTGAATATCAGGTATGAAACCGAAACCATAAATATAATCAGCAGACTTGCAATCGAAAATGCTGTGCTACTCTTACTGAGAAGTGTGTACATCTTGTAAGGTTTTGGATGAGATAGTACGCAGGCAATAACCATCAAAATCAAATTTGACTTTAGTAGGTATAGGAACTGCATGTTTGCAAATGGTAGCTTGCCTATAAAGAACATGTTACCGATATAGTGCATAGCGCTTGCTAGGTCATCACTAAAGAAAAATACCCAAGCTATTATAACTATCAACATAGTAATTATATGCTGAAGGACACTGGGTAGCTTCTCCATACGCTCTGCAAAAAAGTATTTCTCGGCTATCAGGAAAACTCCATAGTATAATCCCCAAACGACAAAGTTCCAGCTTGCTCCGTGCCAAAGTCCAGTAAGCGTCCATACTACGAGAAGATTGATTATATGCCTTTTAGCATTTACTCGGTTACCACCTAGTGGAATATACAGGTATTCCTTAAACCAAGTGCTGAGTGATATATGCCATCTACGCCAAAACTCAGTAACAGATTTAGATATGTATGGGTAGTTGAAGTTCTCCATAAAATTGAAGCCGAAGACCTTGCCGAGGCCTATTGCCATATCCGAATATCCACTGAAATCAAAGTAGATCTGTAAAGTATAAGCAATAGCTCCTAGCCAGTAGGTGAGAACCGATGCATTTGATCCATCCGACAAAATCAAAGTATGTAGAGCACCCATATTGTTTGCAACTATTACTTTTTTTCCAAGTCCAATTATAAATCTTGCACTTCCTTCACCGATTAGCTCTGGTGAAATCTCCCTGTTATCTAGTTCAGCCGCAATGTCCTTATATTTTACAATAGGACCTGCGATAAGCTGAGGAAAGAGCGATAAATATAGCCCAAACTTTAGCGGACTTTTCTGAGGTTCTGTATCACCTCTGTAAACATCTATTATGTACGACATTGCCTGGAAGGTATAAAATGATATACCTATAGGAAGCGGCAATGCTGTGTAGGAGATGTTTGTGCCTAGTAAAGCATTTACGCTGTCAAGTGCAAAACCATAGTATTTGAAGAAGGAGAGGATTAACAGATTTACAACAACAGTGAATATCAAAGTTACTTTTTTGCCAATTATTCGTTCCTTCTCTATATCAAGCGCCATCGCCCAATTAAAGACAATGCTGAATATCATCAAAAATACGTATATTGGCTCGCCCCAAGCATAAAAAAGCAAGCTGGCAGCAAGTAGAACGTAGTTCTTGTACTTAAAAGGCACAGCGAAGTATAGAATTAATAAAACTGGTAAGAATGTGAACAGAAAGAAGATGCTACTGAACAGCATTTCTGAATACCTCCTCTATCTTTTGTCCATCATCACCGACATAATACAGTAAATATGTGCCTTTTTGGATGATTAAAGCGTTCTTTAGAGCAGCTACCTGCTTAGGACCATAGCCCTCAAAAATCTTTAGCTGTGACTGAATCCTCTTATCGACGCTATCTCTGAAGTTATTTAGCTTGTTTCTATCACTTGCTTTTACAATCAAAAGTTCGTCGACGCTGAGGGCCTCAGGGCTTTTATAATAAATATATCCTTTAGTGCTAGACGGATCTATCTCAATAAAATGGACTAAATCCTGATCGACGCACTTGTTAAGTTTCTGCGATTTCAATTCTTTTGCCATAGATTTCTCTATAGATTCAACCGGAACATCCTTAGCACTTTGAATTCTATAGGCGATTCCAAGGAAAGCAACTAAAATGAGCAGAAAGATTAATTTCTTCTTCACTTTATAGACCTGCTTTCTTCTGCATCAAATCAAGCCAAATAACATAATAGGCAGGCTGAACATGTATGCCGTCACCAGCGTAAAGCGATGGATCATCTACTAAAATGTGAGCTGTATCGATATATGTAACCTTAAGCTTCTTACACATGGCTTTGATCTTATTATTAAAATTCTTGTAATTACCTAGAACTTTATTTGCACTTATTGCAGATTCATCAGGAGTGCTGATGCCGTTAACAAAAATCTTTGTCTTAGGTGATTTTTTCTTAAATTTATTTATAAGATTAGAATATTGCTCTATGAAACTATCTGCATCTCCATTAAAGTTACCCATGTCATTCATTCCATACGAGAAGAAAGCAGCCTTAGGGTAGGTTGCAGCAGCTTTATCAAACATTGCCTCATCCTTGCTAACTGCACCACCGACAGCAGAGAAAACTTGCTCTTCGCCAAGGAAACCATAAACGGTGAGCCCTTCTGTGATAGAGTCTCCGACAATTGCACAGTTTGCAAAAATTGTTCTATAGTTCTTGCCGTCCTCTGAGCCACCGTTTTCGGCTTCTTTCATTTTCTGAAGCTCAGCTTCAACATCTACAACAGTAGAAAAGTTAAACTTAGAAACCTTTGTGATGTTTGCCTTGACCTTTTCTTTAGATATTTTTGCATTGCGATTTGTTTTTAAAAGATTAAAAACAAACATGAAGGCTAGTATTAGAACTGCGAGTAGTACGATAATAGCTCGCAAATTTAACTTATTTCTGGTTGATCTATTGTTCATTTATTACACCATTTCCATTCGATTTTTTCATTATTATACATAATATATCATATCAAAATGAGATATAAAATCAATGTTAATTTGATATAAATTAGTTGATAAAATATTCAGTTTTTCATGAAGCTAAAAGTGCTTGAAAATGCTTAAATATGCTTGAAGAAATGAGCTTTTTGCTGTATTATTATATATGTATTTTTGTAGCTATTTTAATCTTTATTTTACGAAAGGATTTCTAAATATATGGAACATAATTTATCGAAAACTTACGACCCAAAATCGTTTGAAAAGCGCATCTACGATATGTGGGAAAATAGTGGTGCATTTAAACCAAGTGAGGACAAGAGCAAGGAGTCGTTCACTATAGTTATGCCACCACCAAATATTACTGGACAGCTACATATGGGGCATGCACTTGATCATACGCTTCAGGATGTTTTGATTAGATATAAGCGAATGCAGGGGTTTAATACTCTTTGGCTTCCTGGTTCTGACCACGCTAGCATTGCTACTGAGGTTAAAGTTGTGAACAAGATTCGCGAGGAAGAACACAAGGAGAAGGAAGAACTAGGCAGAGAAGAGTTCCTAAAGCGCGCATGGGCATGGAAGGAAGAGTACGGTGGACGCATTACTCAGCAATGTCGTAGGCTAGGTGATTCATGTGACTGGTCAAGAGAACGCTTTACAATGGATGATGGATGTAATAAGGCTGTTAAACACTTCTTCGTTGAGCTATATAACAAAGGGATGATCTATCGTGGACATAGACTCATCAACTGGTGTCCTCAGTGCGGAACATCGCTTTCCGACGCAGAAGTTGAGCATGTTGATAGAGACGGCAAGTATTGGTATTTCCGTTACCCTGCAGCAAATGAGGGCGGAATGGATATTACAGTAGCTACATCAAGACCAGAGACAATGTTTGGCGATGTTGCAATTGCAGTAAACCCAGAAGACGAAAGATACAAGGATGTTATAGGACAGAAGGTTCTATTACCGCTTGTAAACAGAGAAATTCCTATCATCGCAGATCCATATCCAGATCCAGAAAAAGGAACTGGTGCAGTTAAGATTACACCAGCTCATGACCCTAATGACTTTGAGGTTGGAGAGCGTGCTAATCTAGAAATCATTGAATGTATGGACAGTAAGGCTTGCATGACTGAGACTGCAGGCAAGTATGCTGGCATGGATAGATATGAGTGCAGAAAGCAGTGGGTTAAGGATCTAGATGAGGCAGGCTTCCTTGTTAAGACTGAAGATATAAAGATTCCGGTAGGAGAATGCTACAGATGTCATACGCCTATAGAGCCTATGCTATCAGATCAGTGGTTCGTCAAGATGGATGAACTAGCAAAACCAGCCATCGATATTCTAAAGAGCGGTGAGCTAAACCTAGTACCAGATAGATTCGATAAGATTTATATGCACTGGCTAGAGGGAATCAGAGACTGGTGTATATCAAGACAGCTATGGTGGGGTCATAGAATACCTGCATGGTACTGTCAGGAATGCGGAGAAATTGTAGTTAGCGAAGATGATGTTTGCAGCTGCCCTAAGTGCGGAAGCAATAATCTAGTACAGGATGAGGATGTACTTGATACATGGTTCTCATCTGCGCTTTGGCCTTTCTCAACACTTGGATGGCCTGATGAAACAGAGGATATAAAGACCTTCTATCCAACAAGCGTTCTTGTAACGGGATACGACATAATATTCTTCTGGGTTATCAGAATGGTGTTCTCAGCATGCGAAGCTATGGGAAATAGTCCATTCAAGTATGTTTACATCCATGGACTTGTTAGAGATGCTGAAGGCCGCAAGATGAGTAAGTCACTAGGTAACGGAATCGATCCGCTAGAGAAGATTGATGAGTATGGTGCAGATGCCCTAAGATTCATGCTTTCAACCGGTATAACACCAGGTAATGATATGAGATTTAAGGACGACAAGATCGAGGCAGCAAGAAACTTTGCTAATAAGCTTTGGAACGCATCTCGCTTTGTTATCATGAATATTAAAGATGATGAAGGTAATTTCCTGCCTATGGCTGATCTAGAAAAAGTTGAGCTAAAGGATGAAGACAAGTGGATACTAGATAAGCTCGTAGAAGCTACTGCTTATGTGAACAATGCTTTTGATAGATTTGATCTTGCGCTAGCTGGCCAGAGAGTATATGACCTAATTTGGAGTGAATACTGTGACTGGTATATAGAGCTTGTTAAGAGAAGGCTATGGGCTGATGACGAAGCTGACAAGATGCTTGTAAGAGCAGTACTGGTTAAGGCAATGAAGGACATGCTCAAGCTTCTTCATCCATTTATGCCATTTATTACAGAGGAAATTTGGGGATATTTGCCACATACAGATGGAGAATGTGACTCTGAAGGAAAATCAATGCTAATTAGTGCCCCTTGGCCTAGTGAAGATGAGCCTAAGTACGAAGAAGCAACTACAAGAGTAGAGCTTGCAATGGAAGCTATTAAGGCAATCAGAAATGTAAGAGCCGAGGTAGAGGCAGCCCCTAGTCGTAAGCTTACAGCTGTTATGGTTGCTGAAGGTGAAGCACTTGAGAACATAAAGTCTTGCGAAAGATACATCAAAGAGCTTGCCAACATAACTGAGATTGCATTTGTTTCAAACAAGGCTGAAGCACCAAGTGATGCAATGAGTGCAATTATTACAGGTGTAGAGATTCTGATACCTATGGCTGACTTGATTGACTATAACGTTGAGGCTGAGAGACTTAAGAAAGAAGTAAAGAGGCTAGAGGGCGAGGTTAAGAGAGCTTCATCAAAGCTATCAAACGAAGGCTTTGTGGCTAAGGCGCCAGCAGCACTAATAGATGCTGAGAAGGCAAAGCTAGCTGATTATGAGCAGCAGCTTGCAAAGGTTAAGTCAAATCTAGAGATAGTTATGAGCAAATTAAAGTAATTATAAATTACAGTGAGGGGGTGCTTTAAGTGCCAATTAAGAATAAAGTAATTCTGTTTTACAATCATCGCTCCGGTAATGGAATGTTCAAGAATAATCTTGATAAGATAATCGCAAGGTACCAGGCTGACGGCAAGCTAGTTATTCCTATTAGAGCAGCTGACAACAGCCTTACAAATTTCTTTGAGAGTATGAACAAGGAGACTTACCTAGAAGAGTATTGTCAGGTTCTTGTAGCTGGCGGAGATGGAACTATAAACATTTGCGTCAATGCGATGATAAATAACGAAATTGACCTTCCGCTAGGAATCCTTCCGGCTGGTACAGCAAATGACTTTGCTTACTACTTTGAGATACCTAGCAATATAGATAAGATGCTAGACATTACACTTGGTGGCAAGTCAACATATGCGGATGTTGGTGTAGTAAACGGAAGATACTTCATCAATGTAGCTGCTATGGGACAGGTTGTTGATGTAAGCCAAAAGACAGATCCAGTTCTAAAAAACTCAATAGGTGTATTAGCTTACTACCTAAAGGGAATCTCAGAACTTACAGATCTAAAGCCGATTAAGGTTAAGCTCACAACCGATAATAAGGTTTATGATGAGAAGATGTACTTCATGGTTGTAATGAACGGAAAATCTGCAGGTGGATTTAAAATGATTTCGCCTACTTCCGAAATCAATGACGGACTTCTTGATGTAATTCTCTTTAGACCTATGAATGTTTTCGAAATGCCAAAGGTATTTATGAAGATTCTGCAGGGCAAGCATAGCCTTAGCAGAAAGGTTCTACACTTTAAGACATCGTACCTAAAGATAGAATCAGACATTGACATACCTACGGATATAGATGGAGAGCATGGTCAAAAGCTTCCACTCACATTTAGCATTCTTCATAAGAAGCTGAGAATAATGACAGCTGAAGAGGATATGGGTAATAAGTAGAATGGATAATTCAATCAAAGAAAAAGTTGATGTACAGCCTGCACAAGATATAGATTACGACAAGCTCTTGCAAGCAATTCTTGAGATAGGTGAACAGATGCTTATTGCTGGTGCAGAGGTAAGCAGAGTAGAAGACAGCATTATAAGACTGTGCCAAAGCTACGATTGCTACAAGGTCAATGTATTTATAATTACCTCTAACATGCAGGTGACTATGATTACTCCGCAAGGGAAAATCTGTACTCAGATAAGACGAGTTTATGATTACGGAGTTAACTTTGATAGACTTGACTATCTAAATGATTTGTCTAGAAAGATTTGCAGGGAGAAATATCCAGTAGATCAAATTTACGTAGAGCTTGAGAAAGTCATGAGTAGACCTTCAGGAGGCCTTGGAAGAAATATATTTGCTAGTATTTTAGTTAGTGCTGGCTTTGCTGTATTTTTCAGTGGTAGTTTTAGAGATGTGATTTCCTCGGCAATAATAGGAGTTATAATTTCTCTCCTAAATAATATCGTGTTTAAGAAGGAAAAGAACCTCTTTGTCAGCAGCTTTGCAGTATCTTTTATATCAGGAGTATCGGCATTTGCACTTGTACTTACGCGAATAGGCTCCAATGTGAATATCATAATGATTGCAGGCATAATGATTTTGATTCCAGGAATTGCTATGACTAATTCAATTAGGGATATGCTAACTGGCGATATTGCTACTGGTACACTGAGACTTCTTAACTCAGTGATGATAGCTATTTCTATAGCTTCAGGCTTTGCACTTTCGATTATCTTGGGAGGCAGATTTTTATGATTATACAACTTCTAGCTGCCTTAGTCGGTTCTGTCGGATTCGCAATGCTTCTTAACATGAGAGGAAAGCAGGTAGCATATGCAGGAATAGGCGGAATAATAAGCTGGGGAATCTACCTTTTAGGATATCAGTTTACCGAAAGCTATTTCATAGCAAACTTTGTTGCAGCAGTTTTTGTTGCACTTTATGCAGAGATAATGGCTAGAGTTAATAGAGCGCCAGCTACGATATTTTTGACTGCGGCTGCCATACCTTTGATACCAGGCAGAAACCTATATCTAAGCATGTACGGCATAGTTACAGAGGACTATGTAAATGCTAGGATAAATGGAATGACAGCAGTCGCAATAGCTTTAGCAATAGGGCTTGGCATAGTGTTCATAACAGTTATTTTTAAGTTTATAAATCGCTATAATAGCAGGAGGAACAAAAGAAATGTTTGATAAATTTGGAAACGATAGCAATAGATATAACATAGACAACTTTGAGTTCATAGCTAAAACATCGCCTAAGGTGGCTGAGTTAATCAAAGGAGAGTATGAGCGCCAAAGAGATAACATTGAGCTCATCGCATCAGAAAACTACTGTTCTGAAGCAGTTCTAGCAGCTTGTGGAAGCTGCCTATCTTGGAAGTATGCTGAGGGATATCCATACGAGAGAACAAGCGGAAACAAAGGTAGATACTACGGTGGAACAAAGTTCGTAGATGAACTAGAGGAATACTGCTGTGACAAGTGGCGTGAAGTATTCAATACAGACTATCACGTTAACGTACAGCCACATAGCGGATCTCAGGCAAATTTCTCATCATATAAGGTACTCGTTTCACCAGGAGACACAGTACTTGCTATGTCACTTGACAATGGCGGACACCTAACTCACGGTGCATCTGTAAACTTCAGTGGTAAGCTTTACAATGTCGTTTTCTACGATGTTGATGAAAACGGAATCATCGATAT
The nucleotide sequence above comes from Eubacterium sulci ATCC 35585. Encoded proteins:
- a CDS encoding aconitate hydratase (Catalyzes the conversion of citrate to isocitrate), which gives rise to MGLTIAEKIIKEHLVSGEMKCGEEIGLRIDQTLTQDATGTMAYLEFETMEIPSVRTDLSIAYIDHNTLQSGFENADDHRFIQSAAAKYGLYFSRPGNGICHQVHLERFAVPGKTLIGSDSHTPTCGGMGMLAMGAGGMDVAVAMGGGAYHITMPKMYKVNLTGKLRPFVSAKDISLEILRILTVKGGVGAIIEWGGEGIKTLSVPERATITNMGAELGATTSIFPSDEVTREFLKAQGREDVFRPLKSDEDARYDKLIDIDLSKLEPLIACPHSPDNIKKVSELAGTEVNQVCVGSCTNSSLFDMLKISSILSGKTVDSRVSMSVSPGSKQVLMQLSESGALTDILASGARLLECACGPCIGMGFSPNSSGISLRTFNRNFEGRSGTADAKVFLVSPETAAISAIKGVITNPMDMADDTNLYKAYMNVVVPDEFKVDDSSIIAPLEEEKRLNFEILRGPNIKPLPVSKPLSDEIEAELVIKLGNNITTDHIMPAGSKILPYRSNIPYLSKFCFETCDKKFPERAIKAGEGIILGGENYGQGSSREHAALVPLYLGIRAVIAKSFARIHMANLINVGILPLTLENREDYKEIEQGDKLVLKGVMNGLKSGCFSLIDERTGKKYTLSGDFTERQKDILLAGGLLKYIARR
- a CDS encoding isocitrate dehydrogenase, yielding MSKNDSINKDIKLEIEKACEHLKELFEEQYQRAVRIDSPGKSRYKNNEAIVIGIAYGDGIGPIITSEAERLLKVILAGELERGEVKLKKIEGLTIENRMEKGEAVPKDVLEEIKTCDVFLKGPTTTPKGDGLESANVALRRELDLYANVRPIKDEGKKIDWTFFRENTEGEYVLGSKGCLINGEDASLAVDFKITTESGTRRIAKAAMDFARKAGKRKIAIVTKANIMKKTDGMFTRVCHEVGADYPELELKDWYIDIMAANLINMSIRSDFEVFILPNLYGDIITDEAAQIQGGVGTAGSANIGSEYAMFEAVHGSAPFLIEMGIAEYANPTSIFTAVCMMLTHIGYTEKADHLRSALEKAIRVRPDEIKASVFTDIVLENM
- a CDS encoding DHHW domain protein; this translates as MNHKTAKIFGFVFPAILIAVMFFNIFLPDKNFSAEENRLLQTMPKPSISSIFSGRFETKAESYAADQFMLRNMFIKIKSSFDTSLGSTESNNVFMCKDNYLMENISKADAKKMENNYNSLAKLKQLYPNINMDFMLVPNAANIMSDKLPLFAVTEDQNKQMDDFFKKIQSIGINPVDVRATFKKNKEKIELYYHTDHHWTTDGAYLAYQDFAKKNKLNSNIKYDALAVKNDFRGTLASKSGFTNGLNDMIKIYLPKEGQNYKNSVIFYSDTKEKTTEFYKLNNLKKKDTYTVFGGSNHPIYSIKTPVSSQRKLLLIKDSYANSFIPFLSQDYREIIVIDPRYFFDDISEIIKANGITDILFLYNANTFFNDNSLDMMISASKDISTK
- a CDS encoding alginate regulatory protein, with the protein product MLFSSIFFLFTFLPVLLILYFAVPFKYKNYVLLAASLLFYAWGEPIYVFLMIFSIVFNWAMALDIEKERIIGKKVTLIFTVVVNLLILSFFKYYGFALDSVNALLGTNISYTALPLPIGISFYTFQAMSYIIDVYRGDTEPQKSPLKFGLYLSLFPQLIAGPIVKYKDIAAELDNREISPELIGEGSARFIIGLGKKVIVANNMGALHTLILSDGSNASVLTYWLGAIAYTLQIYFDFSGYSDMAIGLGKVFGFNFMENFNYPYISKSVTEFWRRWHISLSTWFKEYLYIPLGGNRVNAKRHIINLLVVWTLTGLWHGASWNFVVWGLYYGVFLIAEKYFFAERMEKLPSVLQHIITMLIVIIAWVFFFSDDLASAMHYIGNMFFIGKLPFANMQFLYLLKSNLILMVIACVLSHPKPYKMYTLLSKSSTAFSIASLLIIFMVSVSYLIFSTYNPFLYFRF
- a CDS encoding valyl-tRNA synthetase, whose protein sequence is MEHNLSKTYDPKSFEKRIYDMWENSGAFKPSEDKSKESFTIVMPPPNITGQLHMGHALDHTLQDVLIRYKRMQGFNTLWLPGSDHASIATEVKVVNKIREEEHKEKEELGREEFLKRAWAWKEEYGGRITQQCRRLGDSCDWSRERFTMDDGCNKAVKHFFVELYNKGMIYRGHRLINWCPQCGTSLSDAEVEHVDRDGKYWYFRYPAANEGGMDITVATSRPETMFGDVAIAVNPEDERYKDVIGQKVLLPLVNREIPIIADPYPDPEKGTGAVKITPAHDPNDFEVGERANLEIIECMDSKACMTETAGKYAGMDRYECRKQWVKDLDEAGFLVKTEDIKIPVGECYRCHTPIEPMLSDQWFVKMDELAKPAIDILKSGELNLVPDRFDKIYMHWLEGIRDWCISRQLWWGHRIPAWYCQECGEIVVSEDDVCSCPKCGSNNLVQDEDVLDTWFSSALWPFSTLGWPDETEDIKTFYPTSVLVTGYDIIFFWVIRMVFSACEAMGNSPFKYVYIHGLVRDAEGRKMSKSLGNGIDPLEKIDEYGADALRFMLSTGITPGNDMRFKDDKIEAARNFANKLWNASRFVIMNIKDDEGNFLPMADLEKVELKDEDKWILDKLVEATAYVNNAFDRFDLALAGQRVYDLIWSEYCDWYIELVKRRLWADDEADKMLVRAVLVKAMKDMLKLLHPFMPFITEEIWGYLPHTDGECDSEGKSMLISAPWPSEDEPKYEEATTRVELAMEAIKAIRNVRAEVEAAPSRKLTAVMVAEGEALENIKSCERYIKELANITEIAFVSNKAEAPSDAMSAIITGVEILIPMADLIDYNVEAERLKKEVKRLEGEVKRASSKLSNEGFVAKAPAALIDAEKAKLADYEQQLAKVKSNLEIVMSKLK